In one Winogradskyella sp. MH6 genomic region, the following are encoded:
- a CDS encoding helix-turn-helix domain-containing protein, producing MAQIIIDKQNGELAFRLEELNDLSQFDHLQRRNYYSIVLLCGISYELSVDFQSFKLQGNQMICLAPYQPFMIRSEEKCQGYLLNFHPDFFCTYRHQNEIETEGFLFNNFHGLPYFTVNEQSLFLNLIDQISKEMDKDSIAQHEVLVAFLKVFLIEAVRQKKQFDQQLTPRLSDSKTEILQNLVDAIESNYCKFHSPQEYADELCVSPKILAGIVKKYLNQTTSSLISNRIIIEAKRELYLTSKPVKQIAAFLGYDDEFYFSRFFKKKVGVSPDIYRKTVGFAKLESN from the coding sequence ATGGCGCAAATAATTATAGACAAACAAAACGGGGAACTTGCGTTTAGATTAGAAGAGTTAAACGATCTAAGCCAGTTTGATCATTTACAAAGAAGAAATTATTATTCTATCGTTTTGTTATGTGGAATTAGCTATGAACTAAGCGTTGATTTTCAAAGTTTTAAATTGCAAGGAAATCAAATGATTTGTTTGGCTCCGTATCAACCTTTCATGATACGTTCTGAAGAAAAGTGTCAGGGTTATTTATTGAATTTTCATCCCGATTTTTTTTGTACATATAGACATCAAAACGAAATAGAGACCGAGGGATTCCTTTTTAATAATTTCCATGGTTTACCCTATTTTACTGTAAACGAGCAAAGCCTATTTCTTAATTTAATTGATCAAATTTCGAAAGAGATGGACAAAGACTCAATCGCTCAGCATGAAGTTCTTGTGGCATTTTTAAAAGTGTTTTTAATAGAAGCGGTCAGACAAAAGAAACAATTTGATCAACAATTAACTCCCAGATTGTCAGATTCAAAAACAGAAATTTTACAAAATTTAGTCGATGCAATTGAGAGTAATTATTGCAAATTCCATTCTCCCCAAGAATACGCAGATGAACTATGTGTAAGTCCTAAAATTTTAGCCGGTATCGTCAAGAAATATCTCAATCAAACGACTTCATCCTTAATTTCAAATAGGATCATTATTGAGGCGAAACGAGAACTTTATCTAACTTCTAAACCAGTGAAACAAATTGCTGCTTTTTTAGGTTACGACGATGAATTCTATTTCAGTCGTTTTTTTAAAAAGAAGGTAGGAGTATCACCTGATATTTATCGTAAGACAGTTGGTTTTGCTAAACTAGAGTCAAATTAA
- a CDS encoding M3 family metallopeptidase encodes MISKAFKATVLSSIILFASCKEEPKTEDKSMTENILLQEWTGPYQGVPAFDKMNVADVKEAVEKGMELQLEEIDAIANNDEAPTFENTIVAMESGGKTLDRVFTYYGILSSNMSSPEFREIQAELAPKLSEFRSKISQNEKLFQRIKAVYEASQNNPLEPQEQRVVDLTYKQFEMNGANLDAEKKKRYAEINKELSSLYTKFSNNVLHDEENYVTYLTKDQLGGLSDGFIKSAAKIASDKGKDGMYAITNTRSSMDPFLTYSTERDLRKQVWRNYYSRGDNGDEYDNNKIIAEILRLRKERVGLMGYDNYAEWRLQDRMAKNPENAMDLMLKVWPAATARVKEEVADMQAVADELGDNITIEPWDYRYYAEKVRKKKYDLDSDEVKQYLQLDKLTEAMFFVAGEIFNYKFTPVEEGSVPVFHEDVKVWEVTDKDSGKHIGLWYLDPYAREGKRSGAWANTYRSSTTFEGQTNVLASNNSNFVKPAPGEAVLVSWDDATTFFHEFGHALHFFAADVKYPTLQGGVRDYTEFQSQLLERWLSTDKVINQFLVHYKTGEPIPAKLVEKIKKAATFNQGFGTTEYLASALIDMKLHLEDPTDIDIDKFERETLDELGMPKELPMRHRTPHFGHVFSGEGYATAYYGYMWADVLTSDASEDFSEAPDGFYDKGVSKKLVKYLFAPRNAMDPAKAYRLFRGRDANIEALMRDRGFPVPKN; translated from the coding sequence TACCTGCTTTTGATAAAATGAATGTTGCTGATGTAAAAGAAGCTGTTGAAAAAGGTATGGAATTGCAATTAGAAGAAATTGATGCCATTGCCAATAACGATGAAGCACCAACCTTTGAAAACACCATTGTAGCTATGGAAAGTGGAGGCAAAACTTTAGACCGTGTGTTTACCTATTACGGTATTTTGTCTAGCAATATGTCTTCACCAGAATTTAGGGAGATTCAAGCAGAATTAGCTCCAAAACTTTCAGAATTCCGTTCTAAGATTTCTCAAAATGAAAAACTTTTTCAACGTATCAAAGCTGTTTATGAAGCATCGCAGAACAACCCTCTTGAACCACAAGAACAACGTGTTGTAGATTTAACCTACAAACAGTTTGAAATGAATGGTGCCAACCTTGATGCTGAAAAGAAAAAGCGCTATGCTGAAATTAACAAAGAACTATCCTCACTATACACTAAGTTTTCTAACAATGTTTTACACGATGAAGAAAATTATGTTACCTACTTAACCAAAGACCAACTTGGTGGTTTGTCTGATGGTTTTATAAAATCGGCTGCAAAAATAGCTTCCGATAAAGGTAAAGACGGCATGTATGCCATTACCAATACACGCTCTTCAATGGATCCGTTCCTTACCTACTCTACCGAACGTGATTTGCGTAAGCAAGTTTGGAGAAATTATTACTCTAGAGGCGATAATGGAGACGAATACGATAACAACAAAATTATTGCAGAAATTTTAAGACTGCGCAAAGAACGTGTTGGCTTAATGGGTTATGACAATTATGCTGAGTGGAGGTTACAAGACCGAATGGCTAAAAACCCTGAAAACGCTATGGATTTAATGCTAAAAGTTTGGCCAGCAGCAACTGCAAGAGTTAAAGAAGAAGTTGCAGACATGCAAGCTGTTGCTGATGAACTTGGTGATAACATCACAATAGAACCTTGGGATTATCGCTACTATGCCGAAAAAGTACGCAAAAAGAAATACGATTTAGACAGCGATGAAGTAAAGCAATACCTTCAACTCGATAAGTTAACCGAAGCCATGTTCTTTGTAGCTGGTGAGATTTTCAATTATAAATTTACACCTGTTGAAGAAGGTTCTGTTCCTGTATTTCATGAAGATGTTAAGGTATGGGAAGTCACTGACAAAGACTCTGGCAAACATATTGGGCTTTGGTACTTAGATCCTTATGCTCGCGAAGGCAAACGCTCTGGAGCTTGGGCAAACACTTACAGAAGTTCTACCACTTTTGAAGGACAAACCAATGTATTAGCATCTAACAACTCTAACTTTGTAAAACCTGCACCAGGCGAAGCTGTTTTAGTCTCTTGGGATGATGCCACAACATTTTTTCATGAGTTTGGCCATGCCTTACACTTCTTTGCTGCAGATGTAAAGTATCCAACATTACAAGGAGGAGTTAGAGATTATACCGAATTTCAATCACAATTGTTAGAGCGTTGGTTATCTACCGACAAGGTCATTAATCAGTTCTTAGTACATTACAAAACAGGCGAACCGATTCCTGCTAAACTGGTAGAAAAAATTAAGAAAGCAGCAACCTTTAATCAAGGATTTGGCACAACTGAATATTTAGCCTCTGCTTTAATTGATATGAAATTACACTTAGAAGACCCAACCGATATAGACATTGATAAATTTGAGCGCGAAACCTTAGACGAATTAGGGATGCCAAAAGAATTACCAATGCGTCATAGAACTCCACATTTTGGACATGTTTTTTCTGGTGAAGGCTATGCCACAGCTTACTATGGCTACATGTGGGCAGATGTATTAACCAGCGATGCTTCTGAGGATTTTAGTGAAGCACCAGATGGTTTTTATGATAAAGGTGTATCTAAAAAATTAGTGAAATATTTGTTTGCTCCACGCAATGCTATGGATCCTGCAAAAGCGTACCGACTATTTAGAGGACGTGATGCTAATATTGAAGCCTTAATGCGCGATAGAGGATTTCCTGTTCCTAAGAATTAG